One genomic segment of Chitinibacter sp. FCG-7 includes these proteins:
- a CDS encoding chorismate--pyruvate lyase family protein — translation MHDFAFWRSTLARAPRHLRPWLSERGSLTRRLISHFPDFSLRVLRQGLYPAHQDEGRFFSSPAQSLATREVLLCSADQALVFAHSITSPDSLRRGFHLLGRTGSKPLGALLFADPTIRRSRLAFCQIDRRHPLWQKAVAAAGPQAAILWARRSFFYSGQDQLLVTEVFLAPFNRKPTP, via the coding sequence ATGCATGACTTTGCATTTTGGCGCAGCACGCTAGCGCGCGCCCCCCGCCATTTACGCCCCTGGTTGAGCGAACGCGGCTCACTCACACGCCGCCTGATCAGCCACTTTCCGGATTTTTCACTGCGTGTGCTGCGCCAGGGTTTATATCCGGCGCATCAGGACGAAGGCCGGTTTTTCTCATCACCGGCACAATCGCTCGCCACGCGCGAGGTACTTTTGTGCTCAGCAGATCAGGCGCTGGTTTTCGCCCATAGCATCACCAGCCCAGACAGCCTGCGCCGCGGCTTTCATTTACTGGGCCGTACGGGCAGCAAGCCGCTGGGTGCACTGCTATTTGCCGATCCGACCATACGACGCTCGCGCTTGGCTTTTTGCCAAATTGACCGCCGTCATCCGCTATGGCAAAAAGCCGTGGCTGCTGCCGGGCCGCAAGCTGCCATACTGTGGGCGCGCCGCTCGTTTTTTTATTCGGGCCAGGATCAGTTGCTGGTCACCGAAGTATTTTTAGCGCCATTCAATCGCAAGCCAACGCCATGA
- the ubiA gene encoding 4-hydroxybenzoate octaprenyltransferase translates to MTYKQRLSAYYRLARMDKPIGTLLLLWPTLWGLWLAARGVPDWQLVLIFCLGTFLMRSAGCVINDWADRNFDGHVERTKLRPLASGEIRSREALYLAAALAITALLIALPLNALTLLLTLPAAFLAASYPFTKRFLAIPQAYLGIAFSFGIPMAFAAQTGTVPLIAWVLMLANLLWTIAYDTEYAIVDKPDDLKIGIKTSAITFGRHDVLAVMLCHTGFLLLMGWIGIESGMGYAYYLGLGACALLVTSQYSQIRHRDRAACFAAFLSNNRIGALLFLAILCDFWLR, encoded by the coding sequence ATGACCTACAAGCAACGACTCTCCGCTTATTACCGCCTGGCTCGGATGGATAAACCCATCGGCACTTTATTACTACTCTGGCCGACGCTGTGGGGATTATGGCTGGCTGCTCGGGGTGTGCCAGATTGGCAACTGGTCCTGATTTTTTGCCTAGGTACATTTCTGATGCGCTCGGCAGGGTGTGTGATCAACGACTGGGCTGATCGGAATTTCGATGGCCACGTTGAGCGCACCAAACTGCGCCCGCTGGCCTCTGGTGAGATCAGATCACGCGAAGCACTTTACCTAGCTGCTGCGTTGGCCATTACCGCGCTATTGATCGCACTACCACTCAACGCCCTGACGCTGCTACTGACTCTGCCAGCAGCCTTTCTTGCTGCCTCCTACCCCTTCACCAAGCGTTTCCTGGCCATCCCCCAGGCCTATCTTGGGATTGCCTTTAGTTTTGGTATTCCGATGGCTTTTGCGGCACAAACCGGCACAGTGCCACTGATCGCGTGGGTACTTATGCTAGCCAATCTGCTCTGGACCATTGCTTACGATACCGAGTACGCCATTGTTGATAAGCCCGATGATTTGAAAATCGGGATTAAAACATCGGCCATTACTTTTGGCAGACACGATGTGCTGGCGGTCATGCTATGCCATACCGGATTTCTGCTATTGATGGGCTGGATCGGGATCGAGTCGGGAATGGGTTATGCTTACTATCTTGGGCTGGGTGCTTGCGCCCTGCTGGTGACGTCACAATATTCGCAAATTCGTCATCGGGACAGAGCCGCTTGCTTTGCCGCCTTTCTCAGCAACAACCGGATCGGTGCACTGCTATTTCTAGCCATTCTGTGCGATTTCTGGCTACGTTAA
- a CDS encoding ATP-binding SpoIIE family protein phosphatase, producing MKILVVDDTEAILLLISRFVEALGHQALIARNGQEAINVWRQEQPDLVLMDVMMPVMSGPEASVQIKAEAGATWVPIVFVTGVGEENALADAIERGADDYINKPVNFRVLEAKLKAFGRTLDLNRKVREQSQTLADYYERAEEEKRVVRHLMDQMVNSERLADPQFDYWLSPAESLSGDLIAAARTPGQALHILLADGIGHGLTAALNVLPLTQPFYSMTEKGYSITDILFEMNAKIRQVLPIGRFVCVSLISIDEVGGTVEIWNAGMPPIQILDQQRQVVRVCSSSNLPLGIVPSHSLDLVPERIYYKQPGYIVAYSDGLIEARNADKLEFGLPALLGSLSQSDDRQMLARAQTEFLQFLDGEQHHDDVSLVVARFGMDVQAAKTELEVQAVEARFDEISADFNLLAECSWRYSLILSAHELRYVNTIPFMMSFVKEIKSLAHVQSDVFLILTELFVNALDHGLLLLDSAIKTQPDGMEEYLAQRAERLANLQEGRIEIDLMGLKYKDAEVLKIRVKDSGEGFDWSNASQTSASHTVHPSTAFGRGISLVRALSLKVQFNGLGNEVEVYYLPAANPATH from the coding sequence ATGAAGATCTTGGTGGTCGACGATACCGAAGCAATCTTGTTATTGATTTCGCGATTCGTTGAAGCTCTGGGTCATCAGGCACTTATCGCCCGAAACGGTCAGGAAGCAATCAATGTCTGGCGCCAAGAGCAGCCAGACTTGGTCCTTATGGATGTCATGATGCCCGTCATGTCTGGGCCTGAGGCATCCGTTCAGATCAAAGCGGAAGCTGGTGCAACCTGGGTGCCGATTGTCTTTGTCACGGGCGTTGGCGAAGAAAATGCGCTGGCCGATGCCATTGAGCGTGGCGCAGACGACTACATCAACAAACCAGTCAATTTCCGCGTTCTTGAGGCAAAGTTAAAGGCCTTTGGCCGGACTTTGGACCTGAACCGTAAAGTTCGTGAGCAATCACAAACCCTTGCCGATTATTACGAACGTGCCGAGGAAGAGAAGCGCGTTGTCCGTCACTTGATGGATCAAATGGTCAATTCGGAACGCCTAGCTGATCCGCAATTTGACTATTGGCTCTCGCCAGCAGAAAGTTTGTCGGGCGATTTGATTGCTGCAGCCCGTACTCCCGGACAGGCATTGCATATTCTGCTGGCCGACGGGATCGGTCATGGTCTGACAGCGGCCTTGAATGTCCTGCCGCTGACTCAGCCATTTTACAGTATGACCGAGAAGGGGTATTCCATTACGGATATCCTGTTTGAAATGAATGCAAAAATCCGGCAGGTGCTGCCGATTGGCCGTTTTGTCTGTGTATCGCTGATTTCAATTGATGAAGTAGGCGGTACAGTGGAAATCTGGAATGCAGGTATGCCGCCAATCCAGATTTTGGATCAGCAGCGCCAAGTTGTGCGTGTGTGCAGCTCCAGCAATTTGCCACTTGGAATCGTGCCTTCCCATTCTCTGGATCTGGTTCCCGAACGCATTTATTACAAGCAACCCGGTTATATTGTTGCCTATTCTGATGGACTGATCGAAGCACGTAATGCAGATAAGCTAGAGTTTGGTTTGCCGGCCTTGCTAGGCTCCTTGTCACAATCTGATGATCGTCAGATGCTGGCGCGGGCACAAACCGAGTTTTTGCAGTTTCTGGATGGCGAGCAGCATCACGACGATGTTTCTTTGGTCGTTGCGCGCTTTGGCATGGATGTGCAGGCAGCCAAAACCGAACTTGAAGTGCAGGCTGTTGAAGCCCGGTTCGATGAAATCTCGGCAGATTTCAATCTGTTGGCCGAATGCAGCTGGCGCTATAGCCTGATTCTGAGTGCGCACGAGCTGCGCTACGTGAATACCATTCCATTCATGATGTCTTTTGTGAAAGAAATCAAATCACTGGCTCATGTTCAATCTGATGTATTTCTGATTTTGACCGAGCTGTTTGTGAACGCGCTTGATCACGGCCTGTTGCTGCTTGACTCCGCCATCAAGACACAGCCCGACGGCATGGAAGAATATCTGGCGCAACGGGCGGAGCGTCTGGCCAATTTGCAGGAAGGCCGAATTGAGATTGACCTAATGGGGCTCAAATACAAAGACGCTGAGGTCTTGAAAATCCGCGTCAAAGACAGTGGTGAGGGCTTTGACTGGTCGAATGCTTCTCAAACTTCGGCAAGTCATACAGTGCATCCGTCGACGGCTTTTGGGCGGGGTATTTCCCTTGTTCGTGCGCTGTCGCTAAAAGTCCAGTTTAATGGTCTGGGTAATGAGGTCGAAGTTTATTATTTACCCGCCGCCAACCCAGCAACGCACTGA
- a CDS encoding STAS domain-containing protein has translation MTPTVQIEGSVGRVILSGQFDFSAHREFRQVCESIIANADIKEVLVDFQNVNYLDSSALGMLLLLKEKIAAASKTLALVNCRDTVKQVLEIACFGKIFTIR, from the coding sequence ATGACTCCTACGGTACAAATTGAAGGCAGTGTCGGCCGAGTAATCTTGTCGGGGCAATTTGATTTCAGTGCTCATCGTGAGTTTCGTCAGGTATGTGAATCCATTATTGCCAACGCAGATATTAAAGAAGTTCTGGTTGATTTCCAGAACGTGAACTACCTAGATAGCTCCGCTTTGGGCATGCTACTTTTATTGAAAGAAAAAATTGCGGCAGCCAGTAAGACCTTGGCTTTGGTTAATTGCCGCGATACCGTCAAGCAAGTTTTGGAGATTGCTTGCTTTGGTAAAATCTTCACGATTCGTTAA